The genomic segment CCACACCCACCTCGACGCCGGCCGCATCGCCGAAGCCGAGGGCGCGGCTGCGGTCGCGCTGCATGCCCGAACCGCGGCGCAGCGCTACTCCGGCACCGCCGACTGGGAGCAGATCGCCCTACTTAAGCAGCAGGTGAAGACGATTCCCGTGCTGGGCAACGGCGACATCTACGACGCCAGCGACGCGCTGACCATGATGGCCAGCACCGGATGCGACGGCGTCGTGATCGGTCGCGGCTGCCTGGGCCGGCCCTGGCTGTTCGCCGAACTGTCGGCCGCTTTCACCGGCACCGCGTCGCCCACTCCGCCGACGCTCGGCGAGGTCGCCGACATCGTGCGTCGGCACGGCGAGTTGCTCGCCGCGCACTTCGGTGAGGACAAAGGCATGCGCGACATCCGCAAACACGTCGCCTGGTACCTGCACGGTTTCCCGGCCGGATCCGATCTGCGGCGGGCGCTGGCCCTGGTCAAGACGCTCGACGAGCTCGACGCGCTGCTGGACCGGCTGGACCGCACCGTCGAGTTCCCCCAGGCGGCGACCGGTCCGCGAGGCCGCCAGGGTTCACCAGCCCGGGTCAGCCTGCCCGACGGTTGGCTGAACGACCCC from the Mycobacterium lentiflavum genome contains:
- the dusB gene encoding tRNA dihydrouridine synthase DusB; amino-acid sequence: MRIGSIELASPVVLAPMAGVTNVAFRTLCRELELARVGTVSGLYVCEMVTARALVERHPVTMHMTTFAADESPRSLQLYTVDPATTYAAAKMIADEGLADHIDMNFGCPVPKVTKRGGGAALPFKRRLFGQIVAAAVRATEGTDIPVTVKFRIGIDDEHHTHLDAGRIAEAEGAAAVALHARTAAQRYSGTADWEQIALLKQQVKTIPVLGNGDIYDASDALTMMASTGCDGVVIGRGCLGRPWLFAELSAAFTGTASPTPPTLGEVADIVRRHGELLAAHFGEDKGMRDIRKHVAWYLHGFPAGSDLRRALALVKTLDELDALLDRLDRTVEFPQAATGPRGRQGSPARVSLPDGWLNDPDDCTVPAGADVMHSGG